From Salipiger profundus, a single genomic window includes:
- a CDS encoding GGDEF domain-containing protein → MGLYAFLDRLFPRSFSSKVFFTAFLGTHVPLIAVTVYALSRSTGIEDHLDELLLLIGATLIGCTGTLLSLWVLLAPLRRMRGAILAFEQSGYVVRLPEAHLDEIGQLMRCTNTVIRSIEQRHARAYSAALTDSLTGLPNRRGFEALAPALGTGAVLFLDLDHFKQVNDTQGHAAGDAVLKGVAGVISATMRRQDVVARWGGEEFVIWLPGATEDVARGIGERLRLAISDRVPLPRGLLTASIGIAVAREGDSRDRLIARADAALYAAKAGGRNRVVAQSSERETPVVLGPESRLCAG, encoded by the coding sequence ATGGGTCTCTATGCCTTTCTGGACCGGCTCTTTCCAAGAAGCTTTTCGAGCAAGGTCTTCTTTACCGCGTTTCTCGGCACGCATGTCCCGCTGATCGCCGTGACCGTCTACGCCCTGTCCCGAAGCACCGGGATCGAAGACCACTTGGACGAGCTCCTGCTCCTGATCGGCGCCACGCTCATCGGCTGCACGGGCACGCTGCTCAGCCTCTGGGTGCTTCTCGCTCCGCTCCGGCGGATGCGCGGTGCGATCCTGGCGTTCGAGCAAAGCGGCTACGTTGTGCGCCTGCCCGAAGCACATCTGGACGAGATCGGCCAGCTGATGCGCTGCACCAACACTGTGATCCGCAGCATCGAGCAGCGGCATGCACGCGCCTACAGCGCGGCTCTGACGGATTCGCTGACCGGCCTGCCGAACCGGCGCGGCTTCGAGGCGCTCGCGCCGGCCCTCGGGACCGGCGCGGTGCTGTTCCTGGATCTCGACCACTTCAAGCAGGTCAACGACACCCAGGGCCACGCGGCCGGAGATGCGGTGCTGAAGGGCGTCGCCGGGGTGATCTCGGCGACGATGCGCCGGCAGGACGTGGTCGCGCGGTGGGGTGGCGAGGAATTCGTGATCTGGCTGCCCGGCGCCACCGAGGACGTGGCCCGCGGTATCGGTGAACGCCTGCGCCTGGCGATCTCGGACCGGGTCCCCCTGCCGCGAGGCCTGCTCACCGCCTCCATCGGCATCGCGGTTGCCCGCGAAGGCGACAGTCGCGACAGGCTCATCGCCCGGGCCGACGCGGCGCTCTACGCCGCCAAGGCAGGCGGTCGGAACAGGGTGGTCGCGCAATCGTCCGAGCGCGAGACACCGGTCGTGCTCGGCCCGGAAAGCCGCCTCTGCGCAGGCTGA
- the murA gene encoding UDP-N-acetylglucosamine 1-carboxyvinyltransferase codes for MDSIIVTGNGPLSGQIPIAGAKNACLTLMPATLLSDEPLTLTNAPRLSDIRTMSVLLQSLGAEVQSLQDSQVLAMSSHELTSLRADYDIVRKMRASILVLGPMLAREGYAEVSLPGGCAIGARPVDLHLRALEAMGAQLELKEGYVHARAPKGGLTGGTFTFPVVSVGATENALMAATLARGTTVLKNAAREPEIVDLAQCLRKMGAQISGEGTDTIEIQGVDRLGGATHRVVTDRIELGTYMLAPAICGGEVECLGGRIELVQSFCEKLDAAGISVEETETGLKVARKNGRVQAVDVTTEPFPGFPTDLQAQMMALLCVAEGTSVLEEKIFENRFMHAPELMRMGAKIDVHGGTAKVTGVDRLKGAPVMATDLRASVSLILAGLAAEGETVVNRVYHLDRGYEHVVRKLSGVGAKIERVKGE; via the coding sequence ATGGATTCCATCATCGTCACCGGAAATGGCCCGCTTTCGGGCCAGATTCCCATTGCCGGCGCGAAGAACGCCTGCCTCACCCTGATGCCCGCGACGCTGCTCTCGGACGAGCCGCTGACGCTGACCAACGCGCCGCGGCTGTCGGACATCCGCACCATGAGCGTGCTGCTGCAGTCGCTGGGCGCCGAGGTGCAGAGCCTGCAGGACAGCCAGGTGCTCGCCATGTCGAGCCACGAGCTGACCAGCCTGCGGGCCGATTACGACATCGTCCGCAAGATGCGCGCGTCGATCCTGGTGCTCGGCCCGATGCTGGCCCGTGAGGGCTATGCCGAGGTCTCGCTGCCGGGCGGTTGCGCCATCGGGGCGCGGCCCGTCGACCTGCACCTGCGCGCGCTCGAGGCGATGGGCGCCCAGCTGGAGCTGAAAGAGGGCTACGTCCATGCCCGCGCGCCCAAGGGCGGGCTTACCGGCGGCACCTTCACCTTCCCCGTGGTCTCGGTCGGCGCGACCGAGAACGCGCTGATGGCGGCGACGCTGGCGCGCGGCACCACGGTGCTCAAGAACGCGGCGCGCGAGCCCGAGATCGTCGATCTCGCGCAGTGCCTGCGCAAGATGGGCGCGCAGATCTCGGGCGAGGGCACCGACACCATCGAGATCCAGGGCGTTGACCGTCTTGGCGGGGCGACGCACCGGGTCGTCACGGACCGCATCGAGCTGGGCACCTACATGCTGGCCCCCGCCATCTGCGGCGGCGAGGTCGAATGCCTCGGCGGCAGGATCGAGCTGGTCCAGAGCTTCTGCGAGAAGCTCGACGCGGCGGGGATCTCGGTCGAAGAGACCGAGACCGGCCTCAAGGTCGCGCGCAAGAATGGCCGGGTTCAGGCCGTCGACGTGACCACCGAGCCGTTCCCCGGCTTTCCGACCGATCTGCAGGCGCAGATGATGGCGCTGCTCTGCGTCGCCGAGGGCACCTCGGTGCTCGAGGAGAAGATCTTCGAGAATCGCTTCATGCACGCTCCGGAGCTGATGCGAATGGGCGCGAAGATCGACGTGCACGGCGGCACCGCCAAGGTGACCGGCGTCGACCGGCTCAAGGGCGCTCCGGTGATGGCCACCGACCTGCGCGCCAGCGTGTCGCTGATTCTCGCCGGCCTTGCCGCCGAGGGCGAGACGGTGGTGAACCGCGTCTATCACCTCGACCGCGGCTACGAGCACGTGGTACGCAAGCTCTCGGGTGTTGGCGCCAAGATCGAACGGGTGAAGGGCGAGTGA